One Pantoea eucalypti genomic region harbors:
- a CDS encoding barstar family protein — MLNLTFDLHQLTTRAAFYQALADQSGCPQTFGHNLDALWDWLTGGMALPATVWLQHYAAHQADLAPVLALLEEAAQSLEGELRLIID; from the coding sequence ATGCTTAATCTGACCTTTGACCTGCATCAGCTCACCACGCGCGCGGCCTTTTATCAGGCGCTTGCTGATCAGAGCGGCTGTCCGCAGACGTTCGGACATAATCTGGATGCGTTATGGGACTGGCTGACGGGTGGGATGGCGCTGCCTGCTACGGTATGGCTGCAACACTATGCTGCGCATCAGGCCGATTTAGCGCCAGTGCTGGCGCTGCTGGAAGAGGCGGCGCAGTCGCTGGAGGGCGAACTGCGCCTGATCATTGATTAA
- a CDS encoding ribonuclease domain-containing protein: MSKKLWIGLFLVLAACFYGLKPYLNTGSTPAQADIATLTDAHTVARWVLQHQQLPDYYLTKSDARKRGWNPAKGNLCEVLPGKAIGGDRFTNREKRLPSRAGRQWYEADVNYRCGHRDADRLVYSSDGLVFLSTDHYRSFRQVP; this comes from the coding sequence ATGTCAAAAAAACTCTGGATTGGACTTTTCCTTGTCCTCGCGGCCTGTTTCTACGGCCTGAAACCTTATCTGAACACGGGTTCTACACCTGCCCAGGCGGATATCGCCACCCTGACCGATGCCCATACCGTGGCCCGCTGGGTGCTGCAGCATCAGCAATTGCCGGACTACTACCTCACTAAAAGCGATGCGCGTAAGCGTGGCTGGAATCCAGCCAAAGGCAATCTGTGCGAAGTTCTGCCAGGAAAAGCTATCGGCGGCGATCGATTTACCAACCGTGAAAAACGTCTGCCATCGCGTGCAGGTCGTCAGTGGTATGAAGCGGATGTGAATTATCGCTGTGGTCATCGCGACGCCGATCGTCTGGTCTACTCCTCTGACGGGCTGGTGTTTCTCTCCACCGATCACTACCGCAGCTTCAGACAGGTACCCTGA
- a CDS encoding helix-turn-helix domain-containing protein, which produces MMSDAFIHDLIDWIDNNIEARLDLDTVSERAGYSKWHLQRMFKEHTGYPLGEYIRVKKLKKSADRLTTTDEPILNVAISLGFDSQQSFNRSFKRQYGVAPGAWRRHSGESHAA; this is translated from the coding sequence ATGATGAGTGATGCCTTTATTCACGATTTAATCGACTGGATTGATAACAACATCGAAGCACGTCTGGATCTGGATACTGTTTCAGAGCGCGCGGGTTACTCCAAATGGCACCTGCAGCGTATGTTCAAAGAGCACACCGGCTATCCATTGGGCGAATATATCCGCGTTAAGAAGCTGAAAAAATCAGCCGATCGCCTGACCACCACCGATGAGCCGATTCTCAATGTGGCGATCTCGTTAGGTTTCGACTCGCAGCAATCCTTTAACCGCAGTTTCAAACGTCAGTATGGTGTCGCGCCGGGTGCATGGCGTCGTCACAGCGGGGAATCGCACGCAGCTTAA
- a CDS encoding efflux RND transporter periplasmic adaptor subunit has translation MITNRVRQGLTLLGMVLLITQLSGCDKGVAQNAPPPPPEVSAAPVLIKPVSQWDNFNGRVEAVQSVQLRPRVSGYIDSVNYREGDEVKKGQVLFTIDDRSYRAALEQAKAELARALSQASLARSESGRSEKLIGTQAISREAWEQRRSAASQAQADVLAAEAAVDMAQLNLDFTRVTAPIDGRASRAQITAGNLVTAGDSASVLTTLVSQQQMYVYFDVDENTFLNYQAMARQGQQRHALPVEIALVGEQGFPHQGKIDFTDNQLTASTGTIRMRALLDNQQRQFTPGLFARVRLPGSAQFEAVLIDDKAVLTDQDRKYVYVVDGEGKAQRRDIQPGAMIDGLRIVKSGLHAGDKVIIAGLQKVFMPGMPVTAQQVAMRAAAAQ, from the coding sequence ATGATTACGAACCGGGTTCGTCAGGGTTTAACCCTCTTAGGGATGGTACTGCTCATCACTCAACTGAGCGGCTGCGACAAGGGTGTGGCGCAAAACGCCCCGCCGCCACCGCCTGAAGTGAGCGCCGCACCCGTGCTGATCAAGCCAGTCAGTCAGTGGGACAACTTCAATGGACGAGTGGAAGCAGTGCAAAGCGTGCAGTTGCGTCCGCGCGTCTCGGGCTACATCGACTCGGTTAACTATCGGGAAGGCGATGAAGTCAAAAAAGGTCAGGTGTTGTTTACAATTGATGACCGGAGTTACCGCGCGGCGCTGGAGCAGGCCAAAGCGGAACTGGCTCGTGCACTCAGCCAGGCGAGTCTGGCCCGCAGTGAGTCCGGCCGCAGCGAGAAGCTGATCGGCACACAGGCGATTTCCCGCGAGGCGTGGGAACAGCGTCGTTCTGCTGCCAGTCAGGCGCAGGCCGATGTGCTGGCCGCAGAAGCCGCGGTCGATATGGCGCAGCTTAACCTGGACTTTACCCGCGTCACCGCACCGATTGATGGTCGCGCCAGCCGCGCGCAGATCACCGCTGGTAACCTGGTCACCGCTGGCGACAGCGCCAGCGTGCTGACCACGCTGGTGTCGCAGCAGCAGATGTATGTCTACTTCGATGTCGATGAGAACACGTTCCTCAACTATCAGGCGATGGCGCGTCAGGGCCAGCAGCGTCATGCGCTGCCGGTCGAGATTGCGCTGGTTGGCGAACAGGGTTTTCCGCATCAGGGCAAAATCGATTTCACGGATAACCAGCTGACCGCCAGCACGGGCACTATTCGGATGCGCGCCCTGCTCGACAATCAACAGCGTCAGTTTACGCCGGGTCTGTTTGCCCGCGTGCGTCTGCCAGGCAGCGCGCAGTTCGAGGCGGTGCTGATCGATGATAAAGCGGTGTTAACCGACCAGGATCGGAAATATGTCTACGTGGTGGATGGAGAAGGCAAAGCGCAGCGGCGCGATATCCAGCCCGGAGCGATGATAGATGGCCTGCGTATTGTTAAGTCGGGTCTGCACGCCGGTGACAAGGTAATCATCGCCGGTCTGCAAAAAGTGTTTATGCCCGGCATGCCGGTCACTGCTCAGCAGGTCGCCATGCGTGCGGCAGCCGCTCAATAA
- the oqxB gene encoding multidrug efflux RND transporter permease subunit OqxB, with the protein MDFSRFFIDRPIFAAVLSILIFVTGVISIPLLPISEYPDVVPPSVQVRAEYPGANPKVIADSVATPLEEAINGVENMMYMKSVAGSDGVLVTTVTFRPGTDPDQAQVQVQNRVAQAEARLPEDVRRLGVTTQKMSPTLTLVVHMFSPNNTYDSLYLRNYATLKVKDELARLPGVGQIQIFGAGEYAMRVWLDPNKVAARGLTASDVVTAMQEQNVQVSAGQLGAEPLKKQSDFLLSINTQGRLESEQEFGDIILKTSEDGSLVRLRDVARIEMGSGSYALRSQLNNKDAVGIGIFQAPGANAIDLSNAVRAKMDELATRFPNDVKWAAPYDPTVFVRDSIKAVVQTLLEAVILVVLVVILFLQTWRASIIPLLAVPVSIVGTFSVLYLLGFSLNTLSLFGLVLAIGIVVDDAIVVVENVERNIEMGLSPRAAAHQAMREVSGPIIAIALVLCAVFVPMAFLSGVTGQFYKQFATTIAISTVISAINSLTLSPALAAMLLKGHDAPKDRLTRIIDALFGWLFRPFNRFFQRSAHGYESLVGRTLRRRGAVFGVYVLLLAGAGFMFHTVPGGFIPTQDKLYLIGGVKMPEGSSLARTDEVIRKMSEIGMQTEGVAYAVAFPGLNALQFTNTPNSGTVFFGLKPFNERKHTAAEINAEINAKISQIQQGFGFSIMPPPILGLGQGSGYSLYVQDRAGLGYGALQTAINTLSGSIMQTPGMHFPISSYQANVPQLDVKVDRDKAKAQGVSLTALFSTLQTYLGSSYVNDFNRFGRTWRVMAQADGDFRDSVEDIANLRTRNDRGEMVPIGSMVNITTTYGPDPVIRYNGYPAADLIGDADPRVLSSAQAMSQLEAMSGQLLPNGMNIEWTDLSYQQSTQGNTALIVFPMAVLLAFLVLAALYESWTLPLAVILIVPMTMLSALFGVWLTGGDNNVFVQVGLVVLMGLACKNAILIVEFARELEIQGKGIVEAALEACRLRLRPIVMTSIAFIAGTIPLILGEGAGAEVRGVTGITVFSGMLGVTLFGLFLTPVFYVALRKLVTRRSGNAESVTV; encoded by the coding sequence ATGGACTTTTCCCGCTTTTTTATCGACCGGCCAATTTTTGCTGCGGTGCTGTCGATCCTGATTTTTGTCACCGGCGTCATTTCCATCCCGTTACTGCCGATCAGTGAATATCCCGACGTCGTGCCACCCAGTGTGCAGGTGCGTGCTGAGTATCCTGGCGCTAACCCGAAGGTGATTGCAGACTCCGTGGCGACGCCACTGGAAGAGGCGATTAACGGCGTCGAGAACATGATGTACATGAAGTCTGTGGCCGGTTCGGACGGCGTGCTAGTGACTACCGTCACCTTCCGTCCTGGCACCGATCCCGATCAGGCACAGGTGCAGGTGCAGAACCGCGTGGCACAGGCGGAAGCCCGTCTGCCGGAAGATGTGCGTCGTCTGGGGGTAACAACCCAGAAGATGTCGCCGACCCTGACGCTGGTCGTCCACATGTTCTCACCCAACAATACCTATGATTCGCTCTACCTGCGTAACTACGCCACGCTGAAGGTGAAAGATGAGCTTGCGCGTCTGCCGGGCGTCGGTCAGATCCAGATTTTCGGCGCAGGCGAATATGCGATGCGCGTCTGGCTTGATCCCAACAAAGTCGCGGCGCGTGGTCTGACCGCCTCTGATGTGGTGACGGCGATGCAGGAGCAGAACGTGCAGGTTTCTGCCGGTCAGTTGGGTGCCGAGCCACTGAAAAAGCAGAGCGATTTCCTGCTGTCGATCAACACGCAGGGACGTCTGGAGAGCGAGCAGGAATTCGGCGACATCATCCTGAAAACCTCAGAAGATGGTTCACTGGTGCGCCTGCGTGATGTGGCGCGGATTGAGATGGGTTCAGGCAGTTATGCCCTGCGCTCGCAGCTGAATAACAAAGACGCCGTTGGTATTGGTATCTTCCAGGCGCCTGGTGCTAACGCCATTGACCTCTCTAATGCGGTTCGCGCCAAAATGGATGAGCTGGCGACCCGCTTCCCCAACGATGTGAAATGGGCCGCGCCTTATGACCCGACGGTGTTTGTCCGGGACTCGATCAAAGCGGTGGTTCAGACTCTGCTTGAAGCGGTGATCCTGGTCGTGCTGGTAGTGATTCTGTTCCTGCAGACCTGGCGCGCCTCGATCATTCCGTTGCTGGCGGTGCCGGTTTCTATCGTCGGTACGTTTAGCGTGCTTTATCTGCTCGGCTTCTCGCTGAACACCCTGAGCCTGTTTGGGCTGGTGCTGGCGATTGGTATCGTGGTGGATGACGCCATTGTGGTGGTGGAGAACGTCGAACGTAATATTGAGATGGGACTTTCGCCACGTGCTGCGGCGCATCAGGCAATGCGAGAGGTCTCCGGGCCGATCATTGCGATTGCGCTGGTGCTGTGCGCAGTGTTTGTGCCGATGGCGTTTCTGTCGGGCGTTACCGGGCAGTTCTACAAACAGTTTGCCACCACCATTGCGATCTCCACGGTGATCTCCGCCATTAACTCGCTGACGCTCTCGCCTGCGCTGGCAGCGATGCTGCTGAAAGGTCATGATGCGCCGAAAGATCGGTTAACGCGGATCATTGACGCGCTGTTTGGCTGGCTGTTCCGTCCGTTTAACCGCTTCTTCCAGCGCAGTGCGCATGGCTATGAATCACTGGTCGGTCGCACGCTGCGTCGCCGTGGTGCGGTGTTTGGTGTGTATGTGCTGCTGCTGGCCGGTGCTGGTTTTATGTTCCACACCGTGCCAGGTGGATTTATCCCAACACAGGATAAGCTCTACCTGATTGGTGGCGTGAAGATGCCGGAAGGCTCGTCACTGGCGCGCACCGATGAAGTGATTCGTAAGATGAGTGAAATCGGTATGCAGACCGAAGGCGTCGCCTATGCGGTGGCGTTCCCCGGCCTGAATGCGTTGCAGTTCACTAATACGCCAAACAGCGGAACGGTCTTCTTCGGCCTGAAACCGTTTAATGAGCGCAAACATACGGCAGCGGAGATCAACGCGGAGATCAATGCGAAGATCTCGCAAATCCAGCAAGGGTTTGGCTTCTCAATTATGCCACCGCCGATTCTGGGGCTGGGTCAGGGTTCCGGTTATTCGCTCTATGTGCAGGACCGTGCCGGTCTGGGCTATGGCGCATTGCAGACGGCAATCAATACGCTGTCGGGCAGCATCATGCAGACTCCAGGGATGCACTTCCCTATCTCCTCCTATCAGGCCAACGTTCCGCAGCTTGATGTGAAGGTTGATCGGGATAAAGCCAAGGCACAGGGCGTGTCGCTGACTGCCCTGTTCAGCACATTGCAGACCTATCTTGGCTCGTCCTATGTGAATGACTTCAACCGCTTTGGCCGCACCTGGCGTGTAATGGCGCAGGCGGATGGCGATTTCCGCGACAGCGTGGAAGATATTGCTAACCTGCGCACCCGAAACGACCGCGGTGAGATGGTGCCGATTGGCAGCATGGTTAACATCACCACCACCTATGGCCCCGACCCGGTGATCCGCTATAACGGCTATCCGGCGGCGGATTTGATTGGTGATGCCGACCCGCGCGTGCTCTCTTCAGCGCAGGCAATGAGCCAGCTTGAGGCGATGTCCGGTCAGCTGTTGCCGAACGGCATGAACATCGAGTGGACTGACCTGAGTTATCAGCAGTCAACTCAGGGCAATACCGCGCTGATTGTCTTCCCGATGGCTGTCCTGCTGGCGTTCCTGGTGCTGGCGGCGCTTTATGAGAGCTGGACGCTGCCGCTGGCGGTGATCCTGATTGTCCCTATGACGATGCTCTCTGCGCTGTTTGGCGTCTGGCTGACCGGCGGTGACAACAACGTCTTCGTGCAGGTCGGACTGGTGGTGCTGATGGGGCTGGCCTGTAAGAACGCGATTCTTATCGTGGAGTTTGCACGGGAGCTGGAGATTCAGGGCAAAGGCATTGTGGAAGCGGCGCTGGAAGCGTGTCGCCTGCGTCTGCGTCCGATTGTGATGACCTCCATCGCCTTTATCGCCGGCACCATCCCGCTGATTCTGGGTGAAGGCGCAGGTGCAGAAGTGCGCGGCGTGACCGGCATCACCGTCTTCTCCGGTATGCTCGGCGTGACCTTGTTCGGCCTGTTCCTGACGCCGGTGTTCTATGTCGCCCTGCGCAAACTGGTGACGCGCCGGTCTGGCAATGCAGAGTCAGTGACGGTGTAA
- a CDS encoding type II toxin-antitoxin system HicB family antitoxin: MNNRSNSSITVAGQPAVITYVPELNMFRGRFTGLSGYCDFVSDSVQGLYKEGDISLREYLEDCAASGINPYAEQEKIKTFTLRYPESLGERLTQAAAENETSLNAFIIETLNEKLSQR, from the coding sequence ATGAATAATCGTTCAAATTCATCAATCACCGTCGCCGGGCAACCCGCGGTGATCACCTATGTCCCCGAACTCAACATGTTCCGTGGACGCTTTACTGGCCTGTCAGGTTACTGTGATTTTGTCTCTGACAGCGTACAGGGCCTCTACAAAGAGGGCGACATTTCGCTGCGCGAATACCTGGAAGATTGTGCAGCCTCCGGCATCAATCCTTACGCTGAGCAGGAAAAAATCAAAACCTTCACGCTGCGATACCCTGAATCGCTGGGAGAGCGCCTGACTCAGGCGGCAGCTGAAAATGAAACCTCACTCAATGCGTTTATCATTGAAACGCTGAATGAAAAATTAAGTCAGCGTTAA
- a CDS encoding type II toxin-antitoxin system HicA family toxin, translating to MTEKQREILAQIFQMPPPCGLKWLAVESIIRALGGEIKEGRGSRARFLLRGKIARFHRPHPSPDTDRGAVVNLREWLESIGVDPYE from the coding sequence ATTACGGAAAAACAGCGTGAAATACTGGCGCAGATTTTTCAAATGCCCCCACCGTGCGGACTGAAATGGCTGGCAGTTGAGTCAATAATCAGGGCGCTGGGTGGTGAGATTAAAGAAGGCAGGGGTTCAAGGGCCCGCTTTCTTCTCAGAGGAAAAATAGCGCGTTTTCACCGGCCGCATCCTTCGCCAGACACCGACAGAGGTGCTGTTGTTAATCTGCGCGAATGGCTGGAAAGTATTGGAGTTGATCCCTATGAATAA
- a CDS encoding RrF2 family transcriptional regulator has translation MLDYRFPTALQMVLSVAMAEQMGKRSTSAILAYGLEANPSFIRKLMVPLTRDGIIVSTLGRTGSIHLGRPAAEITLRDIYVSVIEDKKIWAARPDVAPRCLVSANLCWYFKSIADEAEQASLDVLAKRTVADALNELKVRDTSNCTAVPEPEPEEIDDLCKKSR, from the coding sequence ATGCTTGATTATCGCTTCCCGACAGCTTTGCAAATGGTTCTGAGCGTAGCGATGGCGGAGCAGATGGGTAAACGCTCTACCAGCGCGATTCTGGCCTACGGGCTTGAAGCGAATCCCAGTTTCATACGAAAATTAATGGTTCCGCTGACCCGTGACGGCATTATCGTCTCGACGCTGGGCCGTACAGGCTCCATTCACCTGGGCCGTCCTGCTGCGGAAATTACCCTGCGGGATATCTATGTCTCCGTCATTGAAGACAAAAAGATCTGGGCCGCGCGTCCCGATGTCGCACCGCGCTGTCTGGTCAGTGCCAACCTCTGCTGGTACTTTAAGTCGATAGCTGATGAAGCCGAGCAGGCGTCGCTGGATGTGCTGGCAAAACGCACCGTGGCAGACGCGCTGAATGAGCTGAAGGTACGCGATACCAGCAACTGCACTGCCGTGCCAGAGCCTGAACCCGAAGAGATTGATGACCTCTGCAAAAAGAGCCGCTGA
- a CDS encoding MFS transporter encodes MERPLVNQNIKPGIAAIFTLGWVQILSWGGSFYLMAVMANPIAAETGWSQQWIYGALSTGILVSGLLSPLAGRIIARTGGRLLLALSGVVMAVGLVIMAYSVTLPLFLFAWVIIGIGMAMGLYDALFATLGTCYGGKARSAITSITLISGFCTTLVWPGTALLIHGFGWRDATLIIAAMMVVCVLPAYLFAIPANHAKQPVKRRSREPASAEIEPALFWLLCAIFTLASVIMTAISVQLIALLQATGHTLTSALAISAVMGPCQVGSRLVDIAFKRSHPIRTTFFSVGLVAAGLLLLAIFPQMAILSMVLYGAGNGLRAIVRGTLPLVMVKPESYAIVVGKMARPALMGQALTPLIGGYVFERMGAPATLWLLCTLAIFNVVLVMALKQRLPAVSVTTAR; translated from the coding sequence ATGGAGAGACCCCTTGTGAATCAGAACATCAAACCCGGCATCGCCGCCATTTTTACCCTTGGCTGGGTACAGATACTTTCCTGGGGCGGGTCGTTCTACCTGATGGCGGTAATGGCGAATCCGATTGCCGCAGAGACCGGCTGGTCACAGCAGTGGATTTACGGCGCGCTATCAACCGGCATTCTGGTGTCGGGCCTGCTGTCACCGCTGGCGGGCAGAATTATCGCCCGAACCGGTGGCCGCCTGCTGCTGGCACTGAGTGGCGTCGTGATGGCGGTGGGGCTGGTGATAATGGCTTACAGCGTCACGCTGCCGCTGTTTCTGTTCGCATGGGTAATTATTGGCATCGGAATGGCGATGGGCCTCTATGATGCGCTGTTTGCCACCCTCGGCACCTGCTATGGCGGTAAGGCGCGTTCCGCGATTACCAGCATTACACTGATTTCGGGCTTCTGCACCACGCTGGTCTGGCCAGGCACGGCGTTGTTAATTCACGGCTTTGGCTGGCGGGATGCCACGTTGATTATTGCAGCCATGATGGTGGTCTGCGTTTTGCCTGCTTATCTGTTTGCCATACCGGCAAACCACGCGAAGCAGCCTGTGAAAAGACGGAGCAGGGAGCCTGCCTCAGCGGAGATCGAACCTGCGCTGTTCTGGCTACTGTGCGCCATTTTTACGCTGGCGTCCGTGATCATGACAGCGATTTCGGTCCAGCTCATCGCTTTGTTGCAGGCGACGGGCCATACGCTGACCTCGGCGCTGGCGATCAGTGCTGTGATGGGTCCGTGTCAGGTGGGATCCCGACTCGTCGACATCGCCTTTAAGCGCAGTCATCCCATTCGAACCACCTTTTTCTCCGTCGGACTGGTCGCCGCAGGCTTGCTGTTGCTGGCGATCTTTCCACAGATGGCGATACTGAGCATGGTGTTGTATGGCGCAGGAAATGGCTTACGTGCCATCGTGCGCGGAACTTTGCCGCTGGTGATGGTCAAACCAGAATCTTACGCAATCGTGGTGGGCAAAATGGCCCGCCCGGCATTAATGGGACAGGCGCTGACACCGCTGATTGGCGGATATGTGTTTGAAAGAATGGGCGCGCCGGCGACGCTGTGGTTGCTTTGCACCTTAGCAATCTTTAACGTGGTACTGGTTATGGCGCTGAAGCAGCGATTACCGGCGGTATCGGTCACCACCGCCCGATAG
- the tus gene encoding DNA replication terminus site-binding protein, translating to MTRYDLVADMHQCVNDLELALGELRQQIEATPLLIARVFSLPPVVKGREHEAITRIAVEQHLGERALKMALDHYCRLFMQHQSEQLSTKAAVRLPGALCIECDAQQEAEIVSLVELINQLKARLEQLITVDSGLPSEARFEFVHQHLRGLITLNAYRTITLLSAPDSLRFGWANKHIIKNLRREEVIAQLEKSLKSGRAKAPWSREQWAEKVQEELASVRALPASARLKIKRPVKVQPVARVWRADEQKQTQLACPSPILVICRDRTQVPALGELLNYDADNITHRHKPAAEPLNLLIPRLHLWVDCPL from the coding sequence ATGACGCGCTATGACTTAGTGGCTGATATGCATCAGTGTGTTAACGATCTGGAACTGGCACTGGGTGAATTGCGTCAGCAGATTGAAGCGACACCCTTGCTGATCGCCCGTGTCTTCAGCCTGCCGCCGGTGGTGAAAGGCCGCGAACATGAGGCGATTACCCGGATTGCCGTTGAGCAGCATCTCGGTGAGCGCGCGTTAAAGATGGCGCTTGACCACTACTGCCGCCTTTTTATGCAGCACCAGTCTGAACAGCTGAGCACGAAAGCAGCCGTACGCTTACCCGGCGCACTCTGTATTGAATGTGATGCGCAACAGGAAGCGGAAATCGTCTCGCTGGTCGAACTTATCAACCAGCTGAAAGCAAGGCTGGAGCAGCTGATTACCGTGGATTCAGGGCTGCCGAGTGAAGCGCGTTTTGAGTTTGTCCACCAGCACCTGCGCGGGCTGATTACCCTGAATGCCTATCGCACCATTACCCTGCTGAGCGCGCCAGACAGCCTGCGTTTCGGCTGGGCCAACAAGCACATTATCAAGAATCTCAGGCGCGAAGAGGTGATCGCCCAGCTGGAAAAAAGCCTGAAGTCGGGACGGGCGAAGGCACCGTGGTCACGGGAACAGTGGGCGGAAAAAGTGCAGGAAGAGCTGGCAAGCGTACGCGCCCTGCCCGCTTCGGCACGGCTGAAAATCAAGCGTCCCGTAAAAGTTCAGCCGGTGGCTCGTGTCTGGCGCGCGGATGAACAGAAGCAAACGCAACTCGCCTGCCCGTCGCCAATACTGGTGATCTGTCGCGATCGCACTCAGGTTCCGGCGCTGGGCGAGTTACTCAATTACGACGCCGATAACATAACGCATCGTCATAAACCGGCCGCTGAGCCACTGAATTTGCTGATACCCCGCCTGCATCTGTGGGTTGATTGCCCCCTCTGA
- the fumC gene encoding class II fumarate hydratase yields the protein MAANRIEKDSMGPIDVPVDKLWGAQTQRSLEHFRISTEKMPTALVHALALTKRAAASVNRDLGLLPADRADAIISAADEVLADKHADEFPLAIWQTGSGTQTNMNMNEVLANRASEILGGERGMSRLVHPNDDVNKSQSSNDVFPTAMHVAAVIALREQLIPQIQVLKKTLSQKSDAFKDIVKIGRTHLQDATPLTLGQEISGWVAMLEHNLKHIEQSIPHVAELALGGTAVGTGLNTHPEYAVRVAKALADLTQQPFVTAPNKFEALATCDALVHAHGALKGLAASLMKIANDVRWLSSGPRCGIGEIAIPENEPGSSIMPGKVNPTQCEAMTMLCCQVMGNDVAINMGGASGNFELNVFRPMVIHNFLQSIRLLADGMDSFNHHCAVGIEPVRERIDQLLNESLMLVTALNTHIGYDKAAEIAKKAHKEGLTLKGSALKLGYLTEEEFDAWVRPEEMVGSMKS from the coding sequence ATGGCAGCCAACCGCATTGAGAAAGATTCAATGGGCCCCATCGACGTACCGGTAGACAAACTGTGGGGCGCGCAGACGCAGCGCTCACTGGAACACTTCCGCATCTCAACTGAAAAAATGCCGACCGCGCTGGTGCATGCACTGGCACTGACCAAGCGCGCCGCCGCCAGCGTGAACCGCGATCTGGGCCTGCTGCCCGCAGATCGCGCCGATGCGATTATCAGCGCGGCGGATGAAGTGCTGGCGGACAAGCATGCGGATGAATTCCCGCTGGCAATCTGGCAAACCGGTTCCGGCACGCAGACCAATATGAACATGAACGAAGTGCTGGCGAATCGCGCAAGTGAAATCCTCGGCGGCGAGCGCGGTATGTCGCGCCTGGTCCATCCCAACGACGATGTGAACAAGAGCCAGAGCTCCAACGATGTCTTCCCGACGGCGATGCATGTCGCCGCCGTGATTGCCCTGCGCGAACAGCTGATCCCACAAATTCAGGTACTGAAAAAGACGTTGAGCCAGAAGTCTGACGCCTTTAAAGATATCGTCAAAATTGGCCGTACTCACCTGCAGGATGCGACGCCGCTGACGCTGGGCCAGGAGATTTCCGGCTGGGTGGCGATGCTGGAGCATAATCTGAAGCATATCGAACAGAGCATTCCGCACGTGGCGGAACTGGCGCTGGGCGGAACCGCAGTTGGCACCGGCCTGAATACCCACCCGGAATATGCAGTGCGCGTGGCGAAGGCGCTGGCCGACCTCACGCAGCAACCGTTTGTCACTGCGCCTAACAAGTTTGAAGCGCTGGCCACCTGTGATGCGCTGGTGCATGCGCATGGCGCGTTGAAAGGGCTGGCTGCTTCACTGATGAAGATCGCCAACGATGTGCGCTGGCTCTCATCCGGTCCGCGCTGCGGCATCGGCGAAATTGCTATTCCTGAAAATGAACCGGGTAGCTCCATCATGCCAGGCAAAGTGAATCCAACGCAGTGTGAAGCGATGACCATGCTCTGCTGCCAGGTGATGGGCAACGATGTCGCCATTAATATGGGCGGCGCGTCCGGTAACTTTGAGCTCAATGTGTTCCGTCCGATGGTGATCCATAACTTCCTGCAATCGATTCGTCTGCTGGCAGATGGCATGGACAGCTTTAATCATCATTGCGCTGTCGGCATTGAGCCGGTGCGCGAGCGTATCGACCAGCTGCTGAACGAGTCACTGATGCTGGTGACGGCGCTCAATACTCATATTGGCTATGACAAAGCGGCAGAAATTGCCAAGAAGGCGCACAAAGAGGGGCTGACGTTAAAAGGCTCCGCGCTGAAGCTGGGTTATCTTACCGAAGAAGAGTTTGATGCCTGGGTCCGGCCGGAAGAGATGGTCGGCAGCATGAAGTCCTGA